One window from the genome of Cyclobacterium amurskyense encodes:
- a CDS encoding RagB/SusD family nutrient uptake outer membrane protein produces MSSKVLHTPILLFFIFFIVSCDDQLDLKPSQEIDELTALDSDANIKRVLIGAYANIRKSDLWGGRVLLYSEMLAANNELRWEGTFVQPREMLNKSILTNNSFVTDTWTTAYSTINLANNIIEAIDKVKTEDQDRVKGEALFIRGVVYFELVKLYGLPYVSENPSTNLAVPLILSPSRGGQNNGVVERHSVENVYQQIIKDLTEAEQLLPESNNIFASQYIASAMLSRVYLQIEDYTSARDAANRSINLALAYGKKLMDQYMNAFNNESDSQEDIFTIQVSAQDPVNAMHLFYSTPEFGGRDGDVGISGNHLALYEDGDDRLSQYEERAGAIRTNKWRDQNANVKIIRLAELFLTRAEANFREGTSIGATVLEDINRIRRRVLLPEKTSVTLEDILKERKLELAHEGHNLHDIKRTRGIVVDNNDSNFKYSFDDPKLIFPIPQRELLANSKLIQNPGYLE; encoded by the coding sequence ATGTCATCAAAAGTATTACACACACCGATCCTGTTATTTTTTATCTTCTTTATTGTTTCTTGTGATGATCAATTGGATTTAAAACCATCACAAGAAATCGATGAGCTTACTGCGCTTGACAGTGATGCGAATATCAAAAGAGTGCTCATAGGTGCCTACGCTAATATTAGGAAATCAGACCTCTGGGGAGGAAGAGTTCTGCTCTACAGCGAAATGCTCGCTGCAAACAATGAGCTAAGATGGGAAGGCACATTCGTACAGCCAAGAGAAATGCTCAACAAAAGCATTTTAACAAACAATTCATTTGTTACAGACACATGGACTACCGCATATAGCACTATTAATTTAGCCAACAATATTATTGAGGCTATAGATAAGGTAAAAACCGAGGATCAGGATAGAGTTAAAGGAGAGGCATTATTTATAAGAGGAGTCGTGTATTTTGAATTGGTTAAATTATATGGATTGCCCTATGTTTCCGAAAATCCTTCTACGAACCTGGCCGTTCCTTTGATCCTTTCACCTTCCAGAGGTGGTCAAAATAACGGGGTTGTCGAAAGACATTCTGTTGAAAACGTTTACCAACAAATCATTAAGGACCTAACGGAAGCGGAACAATTACTACCTGAGTCAAACAATATCTTCGCGTCTCAATACATTGCTTCTGCTATGCTTTCCAGAGTATACTTACAAATTGAAGATTATACCTCTGCTCGAGATGCCGCCAATAGAAGCATAAATTTGGCGCTAGCCTATGGCAAAAAACTCATGGACCAATACATGAATGCTTTCAATAATGAATCAGATAGTCAAGAAGATATATTTACTATTCAGGTGAGTGCCCAAGATCCAGTAAATGCCATGCATCTTTTCTACTCCACTCCAGAATTTGGTGGAAGAGATGGTGATGTTGGTATTTCCGGAAATCATTTAGCATTGTATGAAGATGGAGATGACAGGTTAAGTCAATATGAAGAAAGGGCCGGGGCCATTCGAACAAATAAATGGAGGGATCAAAATGCCAATGTCAAAATCATTAGATTGGCAGAGCTGTTCCTTACTCGAGCTGAAGCCAACTTCAGAGAAGGCACCAGTATAGGAGCTACCGTATTGGAAGACATTAACAGAATAAGAAGGAGGGTTTTATTACCTGAAAAGACAAGTGTGACCCTTGAAGATATATTAAAAGAGAGGAAGTTGGAATTGGCACATGAAGGCCATAATCTACATGACATCAAACGCACCAGAGGCATTGTGGTGGACAATAACGATTCCAATTTCAAGTATTCATTCGATGATCCAAAATTAATCTTTCCTATTCCTCAAAGGGAGTTGTTGGCCAATTCGAAACTGATTCAAAACCCAGGCTATCTGGAATAG
- a CDS encoding 2-phosphosulfolactate phosphatase: protein MKTIETCISPDLLDLHELANKTVIVVDIFRASSTMVTALSNGVNSIVPVKDLDQCKSYKKSGWLIAGERNGKQADGFDLGNSPLAYLDQAFAGQNVAMTTTNGTRAISLAREQASEVLIGSFLNLQATVDYLQTSTNDVLVLCAGWKGKFNLEDSLYAGALSLLLGWDHDCDATLGMEALYQQVGGDLQGFLQKASHAKRLQNHDLDKDIDFCLELNQFNSVVYLSEEGLKNKNN from the coding sequence ATGAAAACCATAGAAACCTGTATCAGTCCTGACTTGTTGGACCTCCACGAGTTAGCAAACAAAACCGTCATCGTTGTTGATATTTTCAGAGCTAGTTCTACCATGGTAACAGCGCTTTCTAATGGCGTGAATTCCATCGTCCCCGTAAAGGATCTAGATCAATGTAAATCTTATAAAAAAAGTGGTTGGCTCATTGCAGGAGAGCGCAATGGCAAGCAGGCAGATGGCTTTGATTTAGGAAATAGTCCATTGGCTTATTTAGACCAAGCCTTTGCTGGTCAAAATGTGGCCATGACTACTACAAACGGCACAAGAGCTATTTCTTTAGCTCGAGAACAAGCCTCAGAAGTACTTATAGGATCATTTCTGAACCTTCAAGCTACTGTAGATTATTTACAAACTTCTACCAATGATGTGCTGGTTTTATGCGCAGGATGGAAAGGTAAATTTAATTTGGAAGATTCTTTGTATGCTGGAGCACTGTCCCTTCTATTAGGCTGGGACCATGATTGCGATGCTACATTAGGAATGGAAGCACTCTATCAACAAGTTGGTGGAGATTTGCAAGGTTTTCTTCAAAAGGCTTCTCATGCAAAACGCCTACAAAATCACGACTTAGATAAAGACATAGATTTTTGCCTTGAATTAAACCAATTTAATTCTGTGGTATATTTGTCTGAGGAAGGACTAAAAAATAAAAACAATTAA
- the gcvT gene encoding glycine cleavage system aminomethyltransferase GcvT, with translation MEKIKKVTLDEIHHSLGAKMIPFAGYDMPVRYSSDMEEHKTVRENVGVFDVSHMGEFIVQGPNALDLIQKVSSNDAAKLKIGQAQYTCFPNLEGGVVDDFLVYKIEEERYMLVVNASNIDKDWAWIQQHNTVNAKLENISDEISLFAIQGPNTIKAIQSLTSTSLKDIPFYHFEVGSFAGVDDVIISATGYTGEPGFELYVKNADAKKIWNAIFDSGSQLDIKPIGLGARDTLRLEMGYCLYGHELSDTTSPLEAGLGWITKFTKDFINHEALKKQKEAGIKRKLVGFKLLERGIPRADYSIVNAEGEVIGKVTSGSQSPSMGIGIGLGYVDIEYAKPGTEIGIEVRKKRISAKIEKLPLLKK, from the coding sequence ATGGAGAAAATAAAAAAGGTAACTCTAGATGAAATACATCATTCATTAGGTGCAAAAATGATCCCATTTGCAGGGTATGACATGCCTGTAAGGTACAGCTCCGATATGGAGGAACACAAAACAGTTCGAGAAAACGTGGGTGTTTTTGATGTTTCCCATATGGGTGAATTTATAGTACAGGGACCCAATGCTCTTGACTTAATACAAAAAGTCTCCTCAAATGATGCCGCAAAGCTTAAAATAGGACAAGCACAATACACTTGCTTTCCCAATCTTGAGGGCGGAGTTGTTGATGATTTTTTGGTTTATAAAATAGAAGAAGAGCGCTACATGCTTGTAGTGAACGCATCCAATATCGATAAAGACTGGGCATGGATACAGCAACATAACACTGTAAATGCAAAACTGGAAAACATATCAGATGAAATTTCCTTATTTGCCATTCAAGGGCCGAATACAATAAAAGCCATACAATCACTAACTTCAACTTCATTAAAAGATATTCCATTTTATCATTTTGAAGTAGGCTCTTTTGCAGGTGTAGACGATGTAATCATTTCTGCTACTGGCTATACAGGTGAACCAGGCTTTGAATTGTATGTGAAAAATGCCGATGCAAAGAAAATATGGAATGCCATTTTCGATTCAGGTAGCCAACTGGATATAAAACCAATAGGATTGGGAGCCAGGGACACCCTACGCTTAGAAATGGGATATTGCCTTTATGGCCATGAACTTTCAGATACCACCTCCCCATTAGAGGCGGGATTAGGCTGGATTACCAAATTCACCAAAGACTTCATTAATCATGAGGCGCTGAAAAAGCAGAAAGAAGCAGGTATCAAAAGAAAACTAGTAGGTTTTAAACTTTTAGAAAGAGGAATTCCAAGAGCAGATTATTCCATTGTAAATGCAGAAGGTGAAGTTATAGGAAAAGTCACTTCTGGAAGTCAATCACCAAGCATGGGTATTGGTATTGGTTTAGGTTATGTAGACATTGAATACGCCAAACCTGGAACCGAGATCGGGATTGAGGTAAGGAAAAAAAGAATTTCTGCCAAAATAGAGAAACTACCCCTGCTTAAAAAATGA